The following proteins are encoded in a genomic region of Corynebacterium atypicum:
- a CDS encoding PIG-L deacetylase family protein, which translates to MLLVVAHPDDPEYGASCAVNFFTRHGIEVHYLLLTHGEAGIEAREPEEVALLRKKEQSAACSTVGVSSLEILDHPDGVLEVGLALRKVSPDIFVRFVLT; encoded by the coding sequence ATGCTGCTCGTCGTCGCGCATCCTGACGATCCTGAGTATGGTGCGTCTTGTGCAGTGAATTTCTTCACTCGTCACGGAATCGAGGTCCATTATCTCCTCCTCACCCATGGTGAGGCTGGTATTGAGGCGCGCGAGCCAGAGGAGGTTGCTTTGCTGCGTAAGAAAGAACAGAGCGCAGCTTGCTCGACAGTTGGAGTATCGAGTCTGGAAATTCTGGATCATCCAGACGGGGTGCTAGAGGTAGGCCTCGCGTTGCGGAAAGTATCGCCCGACATATTCGTAAGATTCGTCCTGACGTAG
- a CDS encoding O-acetyl-ADP-ribose deacetylase: MRLTVVRGDITSQEVDAIVNAANSTLLGGGGVDEAIHRAGGPEILAECKSLRRTRYPQGVPAGDAVATSAGRLPARWVIHTVGPVYSRTEDRSAALASAYRESLGLAGTLGARSVAFPLISAGAYGWPLADAARIAVQTLRLSAPPDTSALVEARMVAFSVPVKAVLDRALSALY; encoded by the coding sequence ATGAGGCTGACCGTGGTGCGCGGCGACATCACCTCCCAGGAAGTCGATGCAATAGTCAATGCCGCGAACTCGACTCTTCTCGGCGGCGGGGGAGTCGATGAGGCGATCCACCGTGCTGGCGGGCCGGAGATCCTGGCCGAGTGCAAAAGTCTGCGCCGTACTCGGTATCCGCAGGGGGTGCCGGCAGGAGACGCGGTGGCCACCAGCGCCGGTAGGCTTCCCGCGCGCTGGGTTATTCATACCGTCGGCCCAGTCTATAGCCGCACGGAGGATCGCTCGGCGGCGCTGGCTTCCGCGTACCGAGAATCCCTCGGGCTAGCGGGGACCTTGGGCGCGCGCTCGGTGGCCTTCCCTCTCATCTCGGCGGGCGCGTACGGTTGGCCGCTTGCCGACGCCGCGCGCATCGCCGTGCAGACCCTGCGGCTCAGCGCGCCCCCGGACACGTCTGCCTTGGTGGAGGCGCGGATGGTGGCGTTCAGCGTGCCAGTTAAAGCTGTTTTGGATCGCGCGCTGTCCGCGCTGTATTAG
- a CDS encoding Rossmann-like domain-containing protein, translating to MTRARAFYDELTRDVVQDTVTAVTQGYQWTRVATEKSLGVAYTMGPATRPEVSERAYQVGASLHAASQLATSWNLREAAFDAAAVNAHYADPQRAAANGFTRAGEGLAFPHVFRALAPAVAGKKVVVVGHFPFAPEVMSQAGQFAMLEVNPQQGDYPASACEFLLPEADVAIISGSALVNKTLPRLLELSQEAFTVVIGPSTPLAPMLFDHGVDFIAGLVTLDPNGMDKALGSIRFPEMMRNGYRADQFAPGRDWEQYRQALEGFQVAG from the coding sequence ATGACCAGGGCGAGAGCGTTTTACGACGAACTGACCAGGGACGTCGTGCAAGACACCGTCACCGCGGTCACCCAGGGCTACCAATGGACCCGCGTGGCCACGGAGAAATCACTCGGCGTCGCATACACCATGGGCCCGGCGACGAGGCCCGAGGTGTCCGAGCGGGCCTACCAGGTAGGCGCGAGTCTGCATGCGGCAAGCCAGCTCGCCACGAGCTGGAACCTCCGCGAGGCAGCCTTCGATGCGGCGGCGGTCAACGCGCACTATGCCGACCCGCAGCGCGCGGCAGCAAACGGGTTCACCCGCGCCGGTGAAGGGCTCGCCTTCCCGCACGTCTTCCGTGCCCTTGCTCCCGCGGTCGCTGGTAAGAAGGTCGTGGTCGTTGGCCACTTTCCCTTTGCGCCCGAGGTGATGTCGCAGGCGGGCCAGTTCGCCATGCTCGAGGTGAACCCGCAACAGGGCGACTATCCGGCCTCCGCGTGCGAGTTCTTGCTGCCAGAGGCTGACGTTGCCATTATCAGCGGCTCTGCCCTGGTCAATAAGACCCTGCCGCGGCTTCTTGAACTATCACAAGAGGCGTTTACCGTCGTTATCGGCCCTTCGACGCCGCTGGCTCCCATGCTTTTCGATCACGGAGTGGACTTCATCGCAGGATTGGTCACCCTAGACCCGAACGGCATGGACAAAGCGTTGGGGTCTATCCGCTTCCCAGAGATGATGCGCAATGGGTACCGAGCTGACCAATTTGCCCCCGGCCGCGATTGGGAGCAGTACCGGCAGGCGCTAGAGGGCTTCCAGGTTGCGGGTTAG